A part of Streptomyces sp. NBC_01451 genomic DNA contains:
- a CDS encoding ATP-binding protein has translation MATVSPPCNYTLQLPRDPRSPGIGRATVRTVPAVLGLGEAIPAAELVASELLTNAHQHTKGPYALRIVQLGEPGRFRVAVWDTDPRIPPGFGADGAPVVVPPADGECGRGLHLVRACADSLGVSVLRELGASKGGKLLWAECQWGDLE, from the coding sequence ATGGCCACCGTATCGCCGCCCTGCAACTACACCCTTCAACTCCCGCGCGATCCACGCTCACCGGGTATCGGCCGCGCGACCGTGCGGACCGTACCGGCCGTCCTCGGGCTCGGCGAAGCCATCCCTGCCGCCGAACTTGTCGCGTCCGAACTGCTCACCAACGCCCATCAGCACACCAAGGGGCCGTACGCCCTGCGCATCGTCCAGCTCGGCGAGCCGGGCCGGTTCCGGGTGGCCGTCTGGGACACCGATCCGAGGATCCCGCCCGGGTTCGGGGCCGACGGCGCCCCCGTCGTCGTACCTCCGGCGGACGGTGAATGCGGCCGGGGGCTTCATCTCGTGCGGGCCTGCGCTGACTCGTTGGGTGTGTCCGTGCTGCGGGAACTGGGGGCCTCGAAGGGCGGGAAGCTGCTTTGGGCGGAGTGTCAGTGGGGTGACCTAGAGTGA
- a CDS encoding Uma2 family endonuclease, with amino-acid sequence MSVSPGASMYPRPRPGNLREIAEKIEDATGLRVQILGGKLVMSPTPRGKHAGVVKQVRRQLEAVALPDGLDVYEVSSIALPEDPDDYATPDLIVLPVEWEEDDDWLADAADAALAVEVISQSEKSRDIRDKADWYAVVRVPVLFVIDPRKGTWALHTHPDNGAYRDVLPGKFGESVPLPEPFGVEIVTDGFPVYGAAPRAVHRSGG; translated from the coding sequence ATGTCCGTGTCGCCTGGTGCCTCCATGTATCCGCGCCCCCGGCCGGGGAATCTGCGCGAGATCGCCGAGAAGATCGAGGACGCGACGGGTCTGCGGGTGCAGATCCTGGGAGGAAAGCTCGTGATGTCCCCTACTCCGCGTGGAAAACACGCGGGTGTGGTCAAGCAGGTGCGTCGGCAGCTTGAGGCGGTGGCTCTGCCTGACGGTCTGGACGTGTACGAGGTGTCCTCGATCGCGCTGCCCGAGGATCCGGACGACTACGCGACGCCGGACCTGATCGTGCTGCCCGTCGAATGGGAGGAGGACGACGACTGGCTGGCCGACGCCGCGGACGCCGCACTCGCCGTCGAGGTCATCTCCCAGTCCGAGAAGTCCCGGGACATCAGGGACAAGGCCGACTGGTACGCCGTCGTTCGCGTGCCTGTTCTCTTCGTCATCGATCCCAGAAAGGGCACCTGGGCCCTCCACACCCACCCGGACAACGGCGCCTACCGTGATGTGCTGCCGGGCAAGTTCGGGGAGTCCGTTCCGCTGCCCGAGCCGTTCGGCGTCGAGATCGTGACCGACGGCTTTCCCGTGTACGGCGCGGCTCCGCGGGCGGTCCACAGATCCGGGGGATGA
- a CDS encoding SCO6880 family protein — translation MAHVSHTVSPRRTYLIGRARPNAIVGRNRESGEIALIIVGAFLGMVCGLVVPVLALRIVLLTGFPMLALAVVYVPYKRRTFYKWFEINRSYKRTLRQGTAYRSSVMEAGTQIDGREVEIGPPPGIGRINWLAAPFGPDEIAVLLHADRRTVTAAIEIEGPGVGLRDSEDQEALVDRFGTLLKHVANGDGFVTRLQMLARTLPADPDAHAKDVAVRGDEKSPQWLQHSYDQLQSMVSTSSEQHRAYLVACMHFNRELAAEAHTMARAARPHNGRKIDRDAGLAVVMARELTDICSRLQEADIRVRQPLGQGRLASLIHSMYDPDHPIDHLQAMTKRNAWPAELDAMEPTYLQAKTRESSTRAPWCHSTAWVKEWPMTPVGVNFLAPLLVHTPDVIRTVAVTMDLEPTEVAIERMLTEKTNDDAEASRAAKMNRTVDPRDVASHNRIDQRGEDLASGAAGVNLVGYITVSSRSPEALARDKRTIRASAGKSYLKLEWCDREHHRAFVNTLPFATGIRR, via the coding sequence GTGGCCCACGTGTCCCACACGGTCTCGCCCCGCCGTACGTATCTCATCGGCCGCGCCCGACCGAACGCGATCGTCGGCCGCAACCGCGAGTCCGGCGAGATCGCGCTCATCATCGTGGGCGCCTTCCTCGGCATGGTGTGCGGCCTGGTCGTCCCCGTCCTGGCCCTGCGCATCGTGCTGCTGACCGGCTTCCCGATGCTGGCACTGGCAGTGGTGTACGTCCCGTACAAGCGCCGCACGTTCTACAAGTGGTTCGAGATCAACCGCAGTTACAAGCGGACGCTCCGCCAGGGAACGGCGTACCGCAGCTCCGTCATGGAGGCCGGCACCCAGATCGACGGCCGCGAGGTCGAGATCGGCCCGCCCCCCGGCATCGGCCGCATCAACTGGCTCGCGGCCCCGTTCGGCCCGGACGAGATCGCCGTACTCCTGCACGCGGACCGCCGTACGGTGACGGCGGCGATCGAGATCGAGGGCCCCGGCGTCGGCCTGCGCGACAGCGAGGACCAGGAAGCCCTCGTCGACCGCTTCGGCACCCTCCTCAAGCACGTGGCGAACGGCGACGGCTTCGTCACCCGCCTCCAGATGCTCGCCCGCACCCTCCCCGCCGACCCGGACGCCCACGCCAAGGACGTGGCCGTCCGCGGCGACGAGAAGTCACCGCAGTGGCTTCAGCACTCGTACGACCAGTTGCAGTCCATGGTGTCGACGAGCAGCGAGCAGCACCGCGCGTACCTCGTCGCCTGTATGCACTTCAACCGCGAACTCGCCGCCGAGGCCCACACGATGGCCCGCGCGGCACGCCCGCACAACGGCAGGAAGATCGACCGGGACGCGGGCCTCGCGGTGGTCATGGCCCGCGAACTGACGGACATCTGCTCCCGGCTCCAGGAGGCGGACATCCGCGTCCGCCAGCCCCTCGGCCAGGGCAGACTCGCCTCCCTCATCCACTCCATGTACGACCCGGACCACCCGATCGACCACCTCCAGGCGATGACGAAGCGCAACGCCTGGCCGGCCGAACTGGACGCCATGGAGCCGACGTACCTCCAGGCGAAGACCCGCGAGTCGTCGACCCGCGCCCCCTGGTGCCACTCCACGGCGTGGGTGAAGGAATGGCCGATGACCCCGGTGGGCGTCAACTTCCTCGCCCCGCTCCTCGTCCACACTCCCGACGTCATCCGCACGGTCGCCGTCACCATGGACCTCGAACCCACCGAGGTGGCCATCGAGCGCATGCTGACGGAGAAGACGAACGACGACGCCGAGGCGAGCCGGGCCGCCAAGATGAACCGCACGGTCGACCCCCGCGATGTGGCCTCCCACAACCGCATCGACCAGCGCGGCGAGGACCTCGCGAGCGGCGCGGCCGGCGTGAACCTGGTCGGCTACATCACCGTCTCCTCCCGCTCACCGGAGGCCCTGGCGCGCGACAAGCGCACGATAAGGGCGTCGGCGGGCAAGTCGTACCTGAAGCTGGAGTGGTGCGACCGAGAGCACCACCGAGCGTTCGTCAACACACTCCCGTTCGCCACCGGAATCCGAAGGTAG
- a CDS encoding C40 family peptidase, with translation MTVRKAWIVASVAVGGTLSFVMLLVVGVYLVAGNVAGGVGSGSVALAKGAVPAAYSALVQKWGNLCPAINPALLAAQLYQESGFNPNAKSPAKAEGIAQFIPGTWASHGIDGDGDGDRDVWDPNDAIPSAASYDCELASYVKDAPGDPTHNMLAAYNAGAYAVIKYGGVPPYAETQNYVKTITTLQTSFAAPVGRVDPSEQAAGAINYAQEKLGTPYLWGGTGTAEQGGRFDCSGLTQAAYDSVGIQLPRVANDQYNAGAHPSRDELLPGDLVFFSDDLTNSRAIRHVGIYVGGGYMIDAPRTGAVIRFDPIDTPDYFGATRVTEDGAKALPTAV, from the coding sequence TTGACGGTGCGTAAGGCATGGATCGTGGCGAGCGTTGCCGTCGGTGGCACCCTCAGCTTCGTGATGCTGCTCGTCGTGGGTGTCTACCTCGTCGCCGGGAACGTCGCCGGCGGGGTCGGGAGCGGAAGCGTCGCGCTGGCCAAGGGGGCCGTGCCGGCCGCCTATTCGGCGCTCGTGCAGAAGTGGGGCAATCTGTGCCCCGCCATCAATCCCGCCCTCCTCGCCGCACAGCTGTACCAGGAGAGCGGATTCAATCCGAATGCGAAGAGTCCGGCAAAGGCGGAAGGGATAGCGCAATTCATCCCCGGAACCTGGGCCTCGCACGGAATCGACGGCGACGGTGACGGCGACCGCGATGTATGGGACCCGAATGACGCGATTCCATCGGCCGCGTCCTACGACTGCGAGCTCGCCTCCTATGTGAAGGACGCGCCCGGAGACCCCACGCACAACATGCTCGCCGCCTACAACGCGGGGGCGTACGCCGTCATCAAATACGGGGGCGTACCGCCGTATGCGGAGACCCAGAACTATGTGAAGACCATCACCACGCTACAGACGAGTTTTGCGGCCCCTGTGGGCCGCGTCGACCCCTCAGAGCAGGCGGCCGGGGCGATCAACTACGCCCAGGAGAAGCTCGGCACGCCCTACCTCTGGGGTGGCACCGGTACCGCTGAGCAGGGCGGACGCTTCGACTGCTCCGGGCTCACACAGGCCGCTTACGACAGCGTCGGCATCCAGCTGCCGCGCGTCGCCAACGATCAGTACAACGCCGGGGCGCATCCCTCGCGGGACGAGCTGCTGCCGGGTGACCTTGTCTTCTTCTCCGACGATCTCACCAACTCCCGGGCCATCCGCCATGTCGGGATTTATGTGGGCGGCGGCTACATGATCGACGCGCCGCGGACCGGGGCGGTCATTCGGTTCGATCCGATCGACACCCCCGATTACTTCGGAGCGACGCGGGTCACCGAAGATGGCGCGAAAGCGTTGCCCACGGCGGTGTGA
- a CDS encoding DUF397 domain-containing protein → MAPELTWQKSSYCAQGNSCIHIAATPTTPRKIHLTESGDPTGAILTTTPAAFHTLLTTLKADTPPPGATVPAIEVTLGEALDAPVRVRSTTAPDTVVTTDRRKWHTFVLGVQAGEFDHFA, encoded by the coding sequence ATGGCACCAGAGCTCACCTGGCAGAAGTCGTCCTACTGCGCTCAGGGCAATTCCTGCATACACATCGCCGCCACCCCCACCACCCCCCGCAAAATCCACCTCACCGAATCCGGCGACCCCACCGGAGCGATACTCACCACAACCCCCGCCGCCTTCCACACCCTCCTCACCACCCTGAAGGCGGACACGCCCCCACCTGGGGCAACCGTCCCCGCGATCGAAGTCACCCTCGGCGAAGCCCTCGACGCCCCTGTCCGTGTCCGCTCGACCACCGCCCCCGACACGGTCGTCACCACCGACCGCCGCAAATGGCACACCTTCGTCCTGGGCGTACAAGCAGGCGAGTTCGACCACTTCGCCTGA
- a CDS encoding phosphatase PAP2 family protein, translating into MAGLAETGSNPDVDLLYDINGLAKDAPRWFDRVVEIVGEYGLLVAMVLVVVWCWWSVRRRGADDAAVSVAALIWAPLGAAVAVLVNIPIRGFVERPRPFLDHQGLEVLVSGKTDYSFVSDHATITMAMGVGLFVANRKFGLVGIGLAVVEGFCRVYMGVHYPTDVVGGFALGTAVVLLLSPLAMGLLTPVTRAVEGSSWGGVLIRARGAGSGSGVGAGDGAAVVPGARGAGAEAGAEERGLAA; encoded by the coding sequence ATGGCTGGACTCGCCGAAACCGGGTCGAACCCCGACGTCGACCTGCTCTACGACATCAACGGCCTGGCCAAGGACGCGCCCCGGTGGTTCGACCGCGTGGTCGAGATCGTGGGCGAGTACGGGCTGTTGGTCGCCATGGTGCTCGTCGTGGTCTGGTGCTGGTGGAGTGTGCGGCGGCGGGGTGCGGACGATGCGGCCGTGTCCGTGGCCGCGTTGATCTGGGCGCCGCTCGGTGCGGCGGTCGCCGTGCTCGTGAACATTCCGATACGGGGGTTCGTGGAGCGGCCCCGCCCCTTTCTGGATCATCAGGGGCTTGAGGTTCTTGTCTCCGGGAAGACCGACTACTCGTTCGTGAGCGATCACGCGACGATCACCATGGCGATGGGCGTCGGACTGTTCGTCGCCAACCGGAAGTTCGGGCTGGTGGGGATAGGGCTCGCGGTGGTCGAGGGGTTCTGCCGGGTGTACATGGGGGTGCACTACCCGACGGACGTGGTGGGTGGGTTCGCGCTCGGGACGGCTGTGGTGTTGCTGTTGTCGCCGCTGGCTATGGGTCTTCTTACTCCGGTCACCCGGGCTGTTGAGGGGTCGAGTTGGGGTGGGGTGCTGATTCGGGCTCGGGGGGCGGGGTCGGGATCGGGTGTGGGTGCGGGTGATGGGGCTGCTGTGGTTCCTGGAGCTCGGGGGGCTGGGGCGGAGGCTGGGGCTGAGGAACGGGGCTTGGCGGCGTAA
- a CDS encoding helix-turn-helix domain-containing protein encodes MRSNPTGRQLRLGTELRKLRERAGLSSTQASRLLGVQQNQISNVEAGRAGVSPDRVRTLACHYDCGDKALVEALSDMATERGRGWWEEYREILPAVLLDLAEVEHHATHLRTAVTVHIPGLFQTTDYAREIFRQDVPEMSPPDIEHRVSFRVKRQAVLYREPPTPQQAIIHEAALRMKFGGTSVTRKQLQHLLDMSDRAHITIHVIPFDAGTFPGSGQSVYYSMGPVPQLATVNLDQSHGPAFLDSEAQLDKYRVLLDRMEASALSPAESRDFIHKITMDL; translated from the coding sequence GTGAGAAGCAACCCGACGGGTCGTCAACTTCGCTTGGGCACCGAGCTGCGCAAACTCCGAGAGCGCGCCGGCCTGTCCTCGACTCAGGCGAGCCGACTGCTGGGTGTGCAGCAGAACCAGATCAGCAACGTCGAAGCCGGACGAGCCGGGGTAAGTCCGGACCGCGTCCGCACTCTGGCCTGCCACTACGACTGCGGCGACAAGGCCCTCGTAGAGGCACTCAGCGACATGGCAACCGAACGAGGGCGGGGCTGGTGGGAGGAGTACCGGGAGATTCTCCCCGCCGTACTGCTCGACCTCGCCGAGGTCGAGCACCATGCAACACACCTGCGCACCGCCGTGACCGTACACATCCCTGGCCTATTCCAGACCACGGACTACGCACGCGAGATCTTCCGCCAGGACGTACCAGAGATGTCACCCCCGGACATCGAGCACCGTGTGTCGTTCCGCGTGAAACGCCAGGCAGTGCTCTACCGGGAGCCCCCGACACCGCAGCAGGCGATCATCCACGAAGCCGCCCTACGCATGAAGTTCGGCGGCACCTCCGTGACCCGCAAACAGCTTCAGCACCTGTTGGACATGAGCGATCGGGCACACATCACCATCCATGTGATCCCGTTCGACGCGGGCACGTTCCCCGGTTCGGGCCAGTCCGTCTACTACTCCATGGGCCCGGTGCCACAGCTCGCCACCGTCAACCTCGACCAGTCCCACGGCCCGGCGTTCCTCGACTCCGAAGCCCAACTCGACAAGTACCGCGTACTCCTCGACCGCATGGAGGCCAGCGCACTCTCGCCCGCAGAGTCGCGGGACTTCATCCACAAGATCACCATGGACCTGTGA
- a CDS encoding trypsin-like serine peptidase → MKRLTRPRGNRWHALLPVVALLAVTSVSGAAHGSAVTEPLGVAGSARAAHTVPRSARVGALFSGDLEGGHFCTASVVRSGGRDLILTAAHCLSGDGDTDVVFAPGYRNGRAPYGLWRVTRTYVPRAWSDRSDEDSDFAFAVVASKGGRDLEDAVGANVLVTGRATGVSDVVVTGYPNVLEAPLSCTNRPTGQSRTQQRIDCPGFTDGTSGSPWVDREGEVVGVLGGFEQGGSTDDVSYSAVLGHAAALLYGEATGYSDSSGSSDPSGSS, encoded by the coding sequence ATGAAGCGCCTCACTCGTCCCCGTGGCAACCGGTGGCACGCTCTGCTTCCCGTCGTCGCGCTGCTCGCCGTCACCTCCGTCTCAGGTGCGGCCCACGGCAGTGCCGTCACCGAGCCCCTCGGTGTTGCCGGTTCGGCCCGTGCCGCCCATACAGTGCCGCGCAGTGCCCGGGTGGGGGCCCTGTTCAGCGGGGATCTGGAGGGCGGGCACTTCTGTACGGCTTCCGTCGTGCGCAGTGGTGGGCGGGATCTGATTCTTACCGCCGCTCACTGTCTCAGCGGAGACGGGGACACCGATGTCGTCTTCGCGCCCGGGTATCGGAACGGGCGGGCGCCCTACGGACTGTGGCGGGTGACCAGGACCTACGTGCCGAGGGCCTGGAGCGATCGGTCCGACGAGGACAGCGACTTCGCCTTTGCCGTCGTCGCGTCGAAGGGCGGGCGCGATCTTGAGGACGCCGTGGGGGCGAACGTCCTTGTCACCGGGCGGGCGACCGGGGTCAGCGATGTCGTCGTCACTGGGTATCCCAACGTGCTGGAGGCGCCCCTCAGCTGTACCAACCGGCCCACCGGGCAGAGCCGTACGCAGCAGCGCATCGACTGTCCTGGCTTCACCGACGGTACGAGTGGAAGTCCCTGGGTGGACAGGGAGGGTGAGGTCGTGGGCGTGCTCGGGGGGTTCGAGCAGGGCGGCTCGACCGATGACGTGTCCTACAGCGCGGTTCTGGGGCATGCGGCTGCCTTGTTGTACGGGGAGGCCACCGGCTACTCCGACTCCTCCGGCTCTTCCGACCCTTCCGGCTCCTCCTGA
- a CDS encoding FAD-binding oxidoreductase produces MHRRMFMGGGVAALAAMTTATACTAAKGNADDTAATSPRRTTPLTATSASAPAGWTALGRDLDGPLVRPGDASWPSARQLYNTRFDGLRPAAVAYVAHADDIRTVLSYARAHSVPVAIRNGGHSYAGWSSGNGRLIVDVSKLNRVRAAGGTAVVGAGSKLIDVYRALTAKGVTIPAGSCPTVGVSGLTLGGGHGVVSRAYGLTCDSLTQATLITADGRELTANATTNKDLFWALRGAGNGNFGIVTELHFRTHPAPQAVAAYMSWPWRKAAAVMKAWQEWGPTQPDEIWSSLHVANAAGGTPTISVSAFSLGTYTELQNAVDRLADRIGSSATSVSLKRRSYEEAMEVYAGCSSFATDAQCHLPGRTPGRSPQGALGRETYAARSDFFDRSLSPAGIQTLLSRITSVQGGSGSIAFTALGGAVNRVSPTATAFVHRRSRMLAQYIVSWRAGTEGRAAQSWLTSAHTAMAPHASGAAYQNYTDPTLRNWRKAYYGDAAPRLQQLKHQYDPNRVFTYPQAL; encoded by the coding sequence ATGCACCGGCGTATGTTCATGGGAGGCGGCGTGGCCGCCCTGGCGGCGATGACGACGGCGACGGCGTGCACGGCCGCGAAGGGAAACGCCGACGACACGGCCGCCACCTCACCCCGCAGGACGACCCCCCTCACCGCCACGAGCGCCTCGGCCCCCGCCGGCTGGACGGCCCTCGGCCGCGACCTCGACGGCCCGCTCGTCCGCCCCGGGGACGCCTCCTGGCCATCGGCCCGGCAGCTCTACAACACCCGCTTCGACGGACTCCGGCCGGCCGCGGTGGCGTACGTCGCCCACGCCGACGACATCCGTACGGTCCTGTCGTACGCCCGTGCCCACTCGGTCCCCGTGGCGATCCGCAACGGCGGCCACTCGTACGCGGGCTGGTCCTCGGGCAACGGCCGCCTGATCGTCGACGTGTCGAAACTGAACCGCGTCCGCGCGGCCGGCGGCACAGCGGTAGTAGGAGCGGGCTCGAAACTGATCGACGTCTACCGCGCCCTGACAGCGAAGGGCGTCACGATCCCGGCGGGCTCGTGCCCGACGGTCGGAGTCTCGGGCCTGACGCTGGGCGGCGGCCACGGAGTGGTGTCCCGTGCATACGGTCTGACCTGCGACAGCCTCACCCAGGCAACGCTGATCACGGCGGACGGCCGCGAGCTGACGGCGAACGCCACAACCAACAAGGACCTGTTCTGGGCCCTGCGAGGCGCGGGCAACGGCAACTTCGGCATCGTCACGGAACTCCACTTCCGCACCCACCCCGCCCCCCAGGCGGTGGCGGCGTACATGTCCTGGCCGTGGCGGAAGGCGGCGGCGGTGATGAAGGCCTGGCAGGAGTGGGGTCCGACGCAGCCGGACGAGATCTGGTCGTCCCTGCACGTGGCGAACGCGGCCGGCGGCACCCCGACCATCTCCGTCTCGGCGTTCTCCCTCGGCACGTACACGGAGCTGCAGAACGCGGTGGACCGCCTGGCGGACAGAATCGGTTCCTCGGCCACGAGCGTCTCCCTGAAGCGCCGCTCGTACGAGGAGGCGATGGAGGTGTACGCGGGCTGCTCGTCCTTCGCGACGGACGCCCAGTGCCACCTGCCGGGCCGAACCCCCGGCCGCTCCCCGCAGGGCGCACTCGGCAGGGAGACCTACGCGGCCCGCTCGGACTTCTTCGACCGCTCCCTCTCCCCGGCGGGCATCCAGACGCTCCTCTCCCGCATCACCTCGGTCCAGGGCGGCTCGGGCAGCATCGCGTTCACGGCACTCGGGGGCGCGGTGAACAGGGTCTCGCCCACGGCGACGGCATTCGTCCACCGGCGCAGCCGCATGCTGGCCCAGTACATCGTGTCCTGGCGCGCGGGTACGGAGGGCAGGGCGGCCCAGTCCTGGCTGACATCGGCCCACACCGCCATGGCCCCGCACGCCTCGGGCGCCGCCTACCAGAACTACACGGACCCCACCCTCCGAAACTGGCGCAAGGCGTACTACGGCGACGCGGCACCCCGCCTCCAGCAACTGAAGCACCAGTACGACCCGAACCGGGTGTTCACCTACCCCCAGGCCCTGTAA
- a CDS encoding ATP-binding protein has protein sequence MRDPLTALTDTFTSFLFGKIETTRLPVRTSTGQAQAVYLPTAAPGLGDSGVIIGREVYSGKGYIYDPFQLYGQQLPAPHWLVLGESGNGKSALEKTYVLRQLRFRDRQVVVLDAQGEDGVGEWNLIAEELGITPIRLDPMAALDMGIRLNPLDPAITTTGQLALLRTIIEVAMGHGLDERSGFALKVAHAYVNETIVERQPVLTDIVEQLRHPEPESAEAMNVALDDVRAWGLDVALVIDRLVDGDLRGMFDGPTTIGIDLDAPLIVFDLSHIDRNSIAMPILMAIIGVWLEHTWIRPDRKKRIFLVEEAWHIISSPFVAQLFQRLLKFGRRLGLSFVAVVHHLSDVVDGAAAKEASAILKMASTRTIYAQKADEARATGRVIGLPRWAVEIIPTLTPGIAVWDVNGNVQVVKHLVTETERALVFTDRAMTESSRDRDLQLTDDALRAAELEAEERAAAFVEQHLSDLDDSSESTVA, from the coding sequence ATGCGGGATCCGCTGACCGCCCTCACCGACACCTTCACGTCCTTCCTCTTCGGCAAGATCGAGACGACCCGCCTGCCCGTCCGCACCTCCACGGGCCAGGCCCAGGCCGTCTACCTCCCCACGGCCGCCCCCGGCCTAGGCGACTCCGGCGTCATCATCGGCCGCGAGGTCTACTCAGGGAAGGGCTACATCTACGACCCCTTCCAGCTGTACGGCCAGCAACTCCCCGCCCCCCACTGGCTGGTGCTGGGCGAATCGGGCAACGGCAAGTCGGCCCTGGAGAAGACCTACGTCCTACGCCAGCTCCGCTTCCGGGACCGCCAGGTGGTCGTCCTCGACGCACAGGGCGAGGACGGCGTCGGCGAATGGAACCTCATCGCGGAGGAGTTGGGGATAACCCCCATCCGCCTGGACCCGATGGCCGCACTGGACATGGGGATCCGCCTCAACCCCCTCGACCCCGCCATCACCACCACAGGCCAACTCGCCCTGCTCCGCACGATCATCGAAGTGGCGATGGGCCACGGCCTGGACGAACGCTCCGGCTTCGCCCTCAAGGTCGCGCACGCCTACGTCAACGAGACGATCGTCGAACGCCAGCCGGTCCTGACGGACATCGTCGAGCAACTCCGCCACCCCGAGCCGGAGTCGGCGGAAGCGATGAACGTCGCCCTGGACGACGTACGGGCCTGGGGCCTCGACGTGGCCCTGGTCATCGACCGTCTCGTCGACGGCGACCTGCGAGGCATGTTCGACGGCCCGACGACGATCGGCATCGACCTCGACGCCCCCCTGATCGTCTTCGACCTGTCCCACATCGACCGCAACTCCATCGCCATGCCGATCCTCATGGCGATCATCGGCGTGTGGCTGGAGCACACCTGGATCCGCCCCGACCGGAAGAAGCGCATCTTCCTGGTCGAGGAGGCCTGGCACATCATCAGCAGCCCGTTCGTGGCCCAGCTCTTCCAGCGCCTGCTGAAGTTCGGCCGCCGTCTCGGCCTGTCCTTCGTGGCGGTCGTCCACCACCTGAGCGACGTGGTGGACGGAGCGGCGGCGAAGGAGGCCTCGGCGATCCTCAAAATGGCGTCGACACGGACGATCTACGCCCAGAAGGCCGACGAGGCAAGGGCAACGGGGCGCGTCATCGGCCTACCCCGCTGGGCGGTGGAAATCATCCCGACCCTGACACCGGGCATCGCCGTCTGGGACGTCAACGGCAACGTCCAGGTCGTCAAACACCTCGTCACGGAGACGGAACGGGCCCTCGTCTTCACCGACCGGGCGATGACGGAGTCGTCCCGCGACCGCGACCTCCAGCTGACCGACGACGCCCTGAGAGCCGCGGAACTGGAGGCCGAGGAACGCGCGGCGGCCTTCGTCGAACAGCATCTCAGCGATCTCGACGACTCCTCCGAGTCCACGGTGGCGTGA
- a CDS encoding S53 family peptidase: protein MRTSPPSSQSTHGRWRRIGTAAVATAALALAGLGTAAQAGAATPVTSKVTAKVSAKTIAAQVAKAHVSYTNQCDATPAKGFASCNALRVTGGTTAFQEEQAARKGTAPGTIKPNAASATPTGYGPSNIQSAYGLTSAAASNGAGETIAIVDAYDDPNAAADLAAYRSYYGLSACTVANGCFKKVSQTGSTTSLPAADSGWAGEISLDLDMASATCPNCNILLVEATSATMANLGTAVNRAVTLGAKYVSNSYGGSESSSDTSYDTSYFNHPGVAITVSAGDADYGAEYPAASKYVTSVGGTKLSTASNTRGWTETVWKTSSTEGTGSGCSAYDAKPTWQTDTGCTKRMISDVSAVADPATGVSVYDTYGESGWVTYGGTSASSPIIAGVYALAGTPSSSSYPASFPYTKAGTSALNDVTSGNNGTCTTSYYCTAGTGYDGPTGWGTPQGLTAFTG, encoded by the coding sequence TTGCGTACGTCACCCCCCAGCAGCCAGTCCACGCACGGCAGATGGCGCCGCATAGGCACCGCCGCCGTAGCCACGGCCGCGCTCGCTCTCGCCGGACTCGGCACCGCGGCCCAGGCCGGCGCCGCCACCCCCGTGACCTCGAAGGTCACCGCCAAGGTCAGCGCGAAGACCATCGCCGCGCAGGTCGCCAAGGCCCATGTGAGCTACACCAACCAGTGTGACGCGACCCCGGCGAAGGGCTTCGCCTCCTGCAACGCCCTGCGCGTCACCGGCGGCACCACCGCATTCCAGGAGGAGCAGGCGGCGAGGAAGGGCACCGCGCCCGGGACCATCAAGCCGAACGCCGCCTCGGCCACCCCCACCGGTTACGGCCCCAGCAACATCCAGTCCGCCTACGGACTGACCTCCGCCGCCGCTTCCAACGGCGCCGGCGAGACCATCGCGATCGTCGACGCGTACGACGACCCGAACGCGGCGGCCGACCTCGCGGCCTACCGCTCGTACTACGGCCTCTCCGCCTGCACCGTCGCCAACGGCTGCTTCAAGAAGGTCAGCCAGACCGGCTCGACGACCTCCCTCCCCGCCGCCGACAGCGGCTGGGCCGGTGAGATCTCGCTCGACCTCGACATGGCCAGCGCGACCTGCCCGAACTGCAACATCCTGCTGGTCGAGGCCACCTCGGCCACGATGGCCAACCTCGGCACCGCCGTGAACCGCGCGGTCACCCTGGGCGCCAAGTACGTCTCCAACAGCTACGGCGGCTCGGAGTCGTCCTCCGACACCAGCTACGACACCTCGTACTTCAACCACCCCGGCGTCGCCATCACGGTCAGCGCGGGCGACGCGGACTACGGCGCCGAGTACCCGGCGGCCTCCAAGTACGTCACCTCCGTCGGCGGCACCAAGCTGTCCACCGCCTCCAACACCCGCGGCTGGACCGAGACCGTGTGGAAGACCAGCAGCACCGAGGGCACCGGCTCCGGCTGCTCCGCGTACGACGCGAAGCCGACCTGGCAGACCGACACCGGCTGCACCAAGCGGATGATCTCCGACGTCTCCGCCGTGGCCGACCCCGCGACCGGCGTCTCGGTCTACGACACCTACGGCGAGTCCGGCTGGGTCACCTACGGCGGCACCAGCGCCTCCTCCCCGATCATCGCGGGCGTCTACGCCCTCGCCGGCACCCCGTCGAGCAGCTCCTACCCTGCCTCGTTCCCCTACACGAAGGCCGGCACCTCGGCCCTCAACGATGTGACCTCGGGCAACAACGGCACCTGCACCACGAGCTACTACTGCACGGCCGGAACCGGCTACGACGGCCCGACCGGCTGGGGCACCCCGCAGGGCCTGACCGCCTTCACCGGCTGA